A window of the Salarias fasciatus chromosome 7, fSalaFa1.1, whole genome shotgun sequence genome harbors these coding sequences:
- the LOC115391872 gene encoding F-actin-monooxygenase MICAL2-like: protein MGDVEDVRASQAVRLFETLVQASSCRGTLQAFSTLCRQLDLDPLDHHNFYGHLKDAVRSWKVQALWTKLDKRAQNKVYGQNGACSGTRVLVVGGGPCGLRTAIELRLLGCKVVLIEKRDTFSRNNVLHLWPFAIHDLRGLGAKHFYGKFCAGSIDHISIRQLQLMLLKVSLILGVEVHVNVEFVKLLEPSEEPDAPGWRALVLPSSHSVSEFEFDVVIGADGRRNTLEGRSSGGSWPSPSRPTS from the exons ATGGGGGACGTGGAGGACGTGCGAGCGTCTCAGGCGGTCCGTCTCTTTGAGACCCTGGTGCAGGCGTCCAGCTGCAGGGGGACGCTGCAGGCCTTCAGCACCCTGTGCAgacagctggacctggacccgctGGACCACCACAACTTCTACGGCCACCTGAAGGACGCCGTCCGGTCCTGGAAGGTCCAGGCTCTGTGGACCAAACTGGACAAGAGGGCCCAGAACAAGGTCTACGGCCAGAACGGCGCCTGCAGCGGAACCCGG GTCCTGGTGGTGGGCGGGGGTCCGTGCGGCCTGCGCACCGCCATCGAGCTGCGCCTGCTGGGCTGTAAGGTGGTTCTGATCGAGAAGCGGGACACGTTCTCCAGGAACAACGTTCTGCACCTGTGGCCCTTCGCCATCCACGACCTGCGGGGCCTCGGGGCCAAACACTTCTACGGGAAGTTCTGCGCCGGATCCATCGACCACATCA gtatccgccagctgcagctgatgctgctgaaggTCAGCCTGATCCTGGGGGTCGAAGTTCACGTCAACGTGGAGTTCGTCAAGCTGCTGGAACCCAGCGAGGAACCGGACG CTCCGGGCTGGAGAGCTCTTGTCCTTCCTTCGTCTCACTCCGTCTCTGAGTTTGAGTTTGACGTCGTGATCGGAGCCGACGGACGGAGGAACACTCTGGAGG GAAGGAGTTCCGGGGGAAGCTGGCCATCGCCATCACGGCCAACTTCGTGA